The following proteins are co-located in the Paludibaculum fermentans genome:
- a CDS encoding YciI family protein yields MRFLCLYRSSKPEGTPPSQKEMMRMGQLIEESFKSGVLLATEGCLPSIAGARLRMTGGQFSVTDGPFSEAKEVVGGFALIQAESKAAAIGFTKRFMEIAGDGETEIRQIFEPGDAPCGSSGTM; encoded by the coding sequence ATGCGATTTTTGTGTTTATACCGATCCAGCAAACCGGAGGGCACTCCGCCCAGCCAGAAGGAGATGATGCGCATGGGCCAGCTCATTGAGGAGTCGTTCAAAAGCGGTGTGCTGCTGGCGACCGAGGGCTGCCTGCCGAGTATCGCCGGAGCTCGCCTCAGGATGACCGGCGGCCAGTTCTCAGTGACCGACGGGCCATTTTCGGAAGCGAAAGAAGTGGTGGGCGGCTTCGCGTTGATCCAGGCGGAGTCGAAGGCCGCGGCCATCGGGTTCACCAAGCGCTTCATGGAGATTGCCGGAGATGGCGAAACGGAGATCCGGCAGATATTCGAGCCTGGGGATGCGCCCTGCGGGTCGTCAGGCACGATGTAG
- a CDS encoding family 78 glycoside hydrolase catalytic domain, which produces MLSRRSFLAAGATLPAASAFAPDAVGAVALRCEYLKDPLGLDVTAPRFSWQLTAGLQGAYQIVVESGGTQVWDSGRIASTQSVHVPYGGAELRSRQRCSWKVRVWNEAGAPSAWSDAAWFEMALLQASDWRARWVGTADADSDSGVNTDPCPWFRREFQLASIPKSARAYVCGLGFFELHLNGRKVGEDVLAPAQTDYDRRRIRRVLYPFDDRTAKRVNYLTYDVTSYLRSGANVAGVVLGDGWYNQRDRVEEGWLWYGAPRMIVQIEGEDGAPLVASDEQWRVTTAGPILHSGLFTGEQYDARLEMPGWNAAGFDDSSWMKASLVRAPAGPLCAQVAPPDRVTEVIPGQAVQVSPGLFTFDAGRNLAGWVRLHTSGPRGRKVTLRFREDSGRDYGQRDTYVLKGGGAETWEPRFTWHGFRYVDVTGVEEAPRLEARSVHSAVESAGRFECSNPLFNQIHAAFVRTQLANMHGGVTSDCPHRERLGYTGDGQVAAQAAIYALDMARFYSKWTDDIADARNHQTGFVPHTAPFEGGGGGPPWGSAMVLMPWYLYLYYGDRVVLARHYEAMRAWVRYLESRMDAQGIVVKEEPGGWFLGDWCPPQKIAIPPEFVSTCHYGHCADLLGRAARVLGREEEAATLAGLVHRTSAALQARYYDAAKRQYVDGRQGANFFPLAFDLVPKDLQNAVFARAVEIVEQDNHEHFDTGFVGTPLVLDVLTGRGRADLAYRLMNQRDLPGFGHMLGSGATTLWENWNGGGSRMHPMFGGACRWFWQGLAGITPDARKPGFERVLVQPRPVEDLQWVKAEYRTLRGLIAVHWTRESGQFRMTLSIPANTEALVTLPGTSEQRRVGPGEHQLGD; this is translated from the coding sequence ATGTTGTCTCGACGTAGTTTTCTGGCGGCCGGTGCCACACTGCCCGCCGCCTCTGCCTTTGCCCCTGATGCTGTTGGCGCGGTCGCGTTGCGTTGCGAATATCTGAAGGACCCGCTGGGCCTTGACGTCACGGCGCCTCGCTTCTCGTGGCAGTTGACCGCGGGCCTGCAGGGCGCCTATCAGATCGTCGTGGAGAGCGGCGGCACACAGGTCTGGGATTCCGGCAGGATCGCCTCAACACAATCGGTCCACGTGCCCTATGGAGGGGCGGAGCTGCGCTCGCGGCAGCGTTGCTCCTGGAAGGTACGCGTCTGGAACGAAGCCGGCGCACCCTCCGCATGGAGCGATGCGGCCTGGTTCGAGATGGCCCTGCTGCAGGCTTCGGACTGGCGGGCCAGGTGGGTGGGCACCGCGGACGCGGACAGCGACTCAGGCGTGAATACGGATCCCTGTCCCTGGTTCCGGCGCGAGTTCCAACTGGCATCGATCCCGAAAAGCGCGCGAGCGTATGTCTGCGGCCTGGGCTTCTTTGAGCTCCATCTGAATGGGCGGAAGGTGGGCGAGGATGTGCTCGCACCGGCGCAGACCGATTACGACCGTCGCCGCATCCGTCGTGTGCTGTACCCGTTCGACGACCGCACGGCGAAGAGAGTGAACTACCTGACATACGACGTCACATCGTATCTGCGAAGCGGCGCGAACGTGGCGGGCGTCGTCTTGGGTGACGGCTGGTACAACCAGCGCGACCGCGTGGAGGAAGGGTGGCTGTGGTACGGCGCTCCGCGCATGATTGTGCAGATCGAGGGGGAGGACGGCGCGCCCCTGGTCGCGAGCGATGAGCAGTGGCGCGTGACGACCGCGGGTCCCATCCTGCACAGTGGGCTCTTCACGGGTGAGCAGTACGATGCCCGTCTCGAGATGCCTGGCTGGAATGCCGCGGGGTTCGACGATTCCTCATGGATGAAGGCGTCTCTCGTACGGGCTCCGGCGGGCCCGCTGTGCGCGCAGGTCGCACCGCCGGATCGCGTGACGGAAGTGATCCCGGGCCAGGCGGTCCAGGTGTCGCCGGGCCTGTTCACATTCGATGCGGGACGGAACCTCGCGGGCTGGGTAAGACTCCACACCAGCGGGCCGCGCGGCCGCAAGGTGACTCTCCGCTTCCGGGAGGACAGCGGGCGCGACTACGGCCAGCGCGATACGTACGTCCTGAAGGGCGGCGGAGCGGAGACCTGGGAGCCGCGCTTCACCTGGCATGGCTTCCGGTATGTGGATGTGACGGGCGTGGAAGAGGCTCCGCGGTTGGAGGCACGCTCGGTCCATTCCGCGGTGGAGAGCGCCGGCCGCTTCGAGTGCTCGAATCCGCTGTTCAATCAGATTCACGCGGCGTTCGTCAGGACGCAATTGGCCAACATGCACGGTGGCGTGACCAGCGACTGCCCGCATCGTGAGCGGCTGGGTTATACCGGCGACGGCCAGGTGGCGGCCCAGGCGGCGATCTACGCCCTGGACATGGCCCGGTTCTACTCGAAGTGGACCGACGACATCGCCGACGCCCGCAATCACCAGACTGGCTTTGTTCCGCACACCGCACCATTTGAGGGCGGGGGCGGCGGCCCGCCCTGGGGCTCGGCCATGGTGCTGATGCCCTGGTATCTGTATCTCTATTACGGCGACCGCGTGGTGCTGGCTCGTCACTATGAAGCCATGCGCGCCTGGGTGCGGTACCTGGAGAGCCGCATGGATGCGCAGGGCATCGTGGTGAAAGAAGAGCCCGGCGGATGGTTCCTGGGCGACTGGTGCCCTCCGCAGAAGATCGCGATTCCGCCTGAGTTCGTCTCCACCTGCCACTACGGGCACTGTGCGGATCTGCTGGGCCGGGCTGCGCGGGTATTGGGGCGCGAGGAAGAGGCCGCCACCCTGGCCGGACTTGTCCACCGGACCAGCGCGGCCCTGCAGGCGCGTTACTACGATGCGGCGAAGCGGCAGTACGTTGACGGGCGGCAGGGGGCGAACTTCTTCCCCCTGGCGTTTGACCTGGTTCCTAAGGACCTGCAAAACGCGGTATTTGCGCGTGCCGTGGAGATTGTGGAGCAGGACAATCACGAGCACTTCGACACGGGCTTCGTGGGCACGCCTCTCGTTCTCGATGTGCTGACCGGGAGAGGGCGTGCGGACCTGGCGTATCGACTGATGAACCAACGCGATCTGCCGGGCTTCGGGCACATGTTGGGCTCTGGCGCCACCACGTTGTGGGAGAACTGGAACGGCGGCGGTTCGCGCATGCATCCGATGTTCGGCGGAGCGTGCCGCTGGTTCTGGCAGGGTCTGGCCGGCATCACACCGGACGCGCGCAAGCCCGGGTTTGAGCGGGTCCTGGTTCAGCCGCGGCCGGTGGAAGATCTCCAATGGGTAAAGGCGGAGTACCGCACCCTGCGCGGCTTGATTGCTGTGCATTGGACGAGGGAATCCGGGCAGTTTCGAATGACCCTGTCGATTCCGGCCAACACCGAGGCGCTGGTCACCTTGCCGGGAACGTCGGAGCAGCGGCGGGTGGGCCCGGGTGAGCATCAGTTGGGTGATTGA